In Drosophila innubila isolate TH190305 chromosome 2R unlocalized genomic scaffold, UK_Dinn_1.0 1_C_2R, whole genome shotgun sequence, the following are encoded in one genomic region:
- the LOC117784561 gene encoding peroxisomal (S)-2-hydroxy-acid oxidase GLO5-like, translating to MALVCVSDFELKANLKLEKNALDYYKNGAGEQVTVELNHEAYKRLRLRPRFLRDVSHLDVSCEIFGEHLQWPLGIAPSAMQKLAHPDGEIGMARAAGKAGSIYILSTLSTTSLEDLAAAAPETCKWFQLYIYKDRSVTEQLVKRAERSDFKALVVTIDTPINGDRRADAKNKFCLPPHLCLANFQGEMAQGVVSAMGGSGLNEYVASHYDPSITWKDIKWLQQLTHLPIILKGILTAEDAELARDHGCSGIIVSNHGGRQLDTAPATIEALPEIVAAVGKDLVVMLDGGIMQGNDIFKALALGAKTVFIGRPALWGLATNGQAGVEQLLSVMRDDFEITMKLTGCPTLADIKSTMVVHESFYWRF from the exons ATGGCATTAGTTTGTGTGTCagattttgaattaaaagcaaatttaaagcTGGAGAAGAATGCTCTGGACTATTACAAGAACGGAGCTGGAGAGCAAGTGACAGTTGAGCTAAATCATGAGGCGTATAAAAG ACTGCGTCTGCGTCCTCGCTTTCTGCGGGATGTTTCCCACTTGGATGTGAGTTGTGAGATCTTTGGAGAGCATCTTCAATGGCCTTTGGGGATCGCACCGAGTGCGATGCAGAAATTGGCACATCCCGATGGCGAAATTGGCATGGCACGTGCCGCGGGCAAAGCCGGATCGATCTACATACTGAGCACACTCTCCACGACTTCTCTAGAGGATTTGGCTGCAGCTGCTCCCGAGACTTGCAAATGGTTCCAGCTCTACATCTACAAAGATCG TTCGGTGACTGAGCAGCTGGTGAAACGCGCTGAGAGATCCGATTTCAAGGCCTTGGTTGTCACCATCGACACGCCCATCAATGGGGATCGTCGTGCAGATGCCAAGAACAAGTTCTGCCTCCCACCTCATCTCTGTCTGGCCAATTTCCAGGGCGAGATGGCCCAGGGAGTCGTCTCGGCCATGGGTGGATCGGGCCTCAATGAATATGTGGCCAGTCATTATGATCCCAGCATCACCTGGAAGGACATCAAGTGGTTGCAGCAACTCACACATCTGCCCATCATCCTCAAGGGCATCCTCACAGCCGAGGATGCGGAATTGGCTCGCGATCACGGTTGCTCCGGCATCATTGTCTCCAATCATGGAGGACGACAACTGGACACCGCTCCAGCCACAATTGAGGCACTTCCTGAGATCGTCGCAGCCGTGGGCAAGGATCTTGTGGTCATGTTAGATGGCGGCATCATGCAGGGCAACGATATTTTCAAGGCTCTCGCTCTCGGCGCCAAAACCGTCTTCATCGGCCGTCCTGCTCTCTGGGGATTGGCCACCAACGGTCAGGCTGGAGTCGAGCAACTCCTGAGTGTGATGAGAGATGACTTTGAGATCACCATGAAACTAACGGGTTGCCCCACCTTGGCAGACATTAAGTCCACGATGGTGGTGCACGAATCCTTTTACTGGAGGTTCTAA
- the LOC117785267 gene encoding peroxiredoxin-6-like yields the protein MRLGQTIPNFTADTTKGPIKFHEWQGNQWVVLFSHPADFTPVCTTELGRIAVHQPEFAKRNTKCLAHSVDALNSHVDWVNDIKSYCLDIPGDFPYPIIADPTRDLAVSLGMLDEEQKKDPEVGKTIRALFIISPDHKVRLSMFYPMSTGRNVDEILRTLDSLQLVDRVKVIATPANWTPGTKVMILPTVSDEEANKLFPKGFDKVSMPSGVNYVRTTENY from the exons ATGCGTTTGGGCCAAACTATTCCCAACTTTACAGCCGACACCACCAAGGGGCCGATCAAGTTCCACGAATGGCAGGGCAACCA GTGGGTGGTGCTGTTCTCTCACCCCGCTGACTTTACGCCCGTGTGCACCACGGAGCTGGGGAGGATTGCGGTGCATCAGCCGGAGTTTGCCAAGCGGAATACCAAGTGTTTGGCGCACTCGGTGGATGCTCTGAACTCGCATGTGGACTGGGTGAATGACATCAAGTCGTACTGCCTGGACATTCCCGGCGACTTTCCGTATCCCATAATTGCCGATCCCACACGTGACTTGGCCGTATCCCTGGGCATGCTGGACGAGGAGCAGAAGAAGGATCCAGAAGTGGGCAAGACAATTCGCGCTCTCTTCATCATCAGTCCCGATCACAAGGTCCGTCTGTCCATGTTCTATCCCATGTCAACTGGTCGCAATGTCGA TGAGATCCTTCGCACACTTGACTCCCTGCAACTTGTGGATCGTGTCAAGGTGATTGCCACACCTGCCAACTGGACT CCAGGCACTAAAGTCATGATTCTGCCCACTGTCAGCGACGAGGAGGCCAACAAGCTGTTCCCCAAGGGCTTTGACAAGGTATCGATGCCATCAGGTGTCAACTATGTGCGCACCACTGAGAACTATTGA